The Candidatus Polarisedimenticolia bacterium genome contains the following window.
GTGCCGCCGGGACGTTGCGGCGCCGGGTTGTGGCAGAATGCGCCGCACAGGGAGGTGCCACGATGCCTTTCGGAAGCTTGTGGGTCCCCGTCATCGTCTCCGCGATCGTCGTCTTCGTCGCCAGCTCGATTCTCCACATGGCGCTCAAGTACCACAAGGCGGACTACAAGGTCCTCGCGAACGAGGACGCCGTGCGCGAGGCGATCTCCAGGGGAAACCCGTCACCCGGGATCTACGTGACGCCCCATTGCGCCGACATGAAGCAGATGAAGGACCCGGCGATGCTGGACAAGTACGCGAAAGGGCCCGTCGCGATCCTGTCCATCCTTCCGAAGGGCGCGCCGAACATGTCGAAGCACCTGTCGCTCTGGTTCGGGTTCTGCGTCCTGGTGAGCTTCGTGTCGGCCTACGTCGCCCGGCACACGCTGACGCCAGGCGCCGACGGGATGCTGGTGATGCGGATCACCGGCACGGTCGCCTTCGCGGGCTACGCGCTTTCCGAGCTGAGCGCCTCGATCTGGAAGGGGCAGCCGTGGGCCAACACGTTGCGGCACGCCCTCGACGGATTGATCTACGCTCTTCTGACGGGTCTGACGTTCCGTCTCATGTGGCCGGGGGCATAGCCCCGGCCACAAGCCGTTGATTGGCCCCCCGGCAACGGGCGCCGTGTCCATGCGATCGACACTTTCTGTACGGCGTCTGGACGGCTCCCGCTAAGGGCAATCCTCGCTGCAGTTAGGGACCCCCTGGAAGCGTCCCCCGCCCCCGGTTTGTCGGGAATCCGCACAGATCAGGCTATTCAGGTGGGTCTCGCATCCTGCGCGGCCCGCCCCCTGAAGCCCATGCGCGCCAAGGAGTTACGCGAGGCTTCGGGTTGAACGCAGCGCTGGCAGGGGCCTTGCAGTTCCTCAGGGCGCATGACACCTCACCGCCGCATGCCATCGAAGCCAGCTGTCTTCAGGGTCATCGCCCTGATCGTCACGCTCCTGTTCGGCCAGCCGGCACAGGCGGGTCTGCTCGACCCGCTTTTGGACACCACGCAGCAGCTCCTGTCGCCTCTGGACCCCCTGCTTTCCGGCGTGACGGGGATCCTCGGAAAGTTGTCGGGTGACCTGCTGGCGATCCTCGACGGGCCGGCCGACGAGCAGATTCCGGTCGTCGTGCAGACCTATTCGGCACCCGACTCGGGCACGCTGAATCTCCTGGGGCTCCTCGGCGGCGTGCTGAAGTCGAGTTATTCCGCCATTCCGGGATACTCCGGCACGGTCCCGCGAGGTTCCCTCCAGCAGCTGGCCTCCGATTCGAACGTGGAGCGGATCTCTCTCGACGCCCCCGTCAAGGCCCACCTGGACGTGGCGGCCCGCGTCGTCAGGGCCGACCGCGCCGCCACGCTGTCGGGGTGGTGGGGCGCCGGGCTGACCGGCCGCGGGATCGGGATCGCCGTGGTCGACTCCGGAGTGCAGCTGCACCAGGACTTCAAGCGCCCGTACGGCGCGAAGCAGGCCATCGAGGTGGAGGTCGTCGGCCACGAATCCGGCCTCGCCGACTATTTCGGCCACGGGACGCACGTCGCCGGAATCCTGAACGGCAACGGCGCCGCGTCGAGCGATGCCCTGTCGTTCCGCACCTTCAAGGGGATCGCGCCCGGGGCCCAGCTGATTTCGGTGCGCGCCCTGTCACCGGACGGCACGGGCTACACGTCCGACATCATCGCGGGCATCGACTGGGTGGTGAAATACAGGAGCAGCTACAACATCCGGGTTCTCAACCTGTCGCTCGGGCACCCGGTCTACGAGTCGTACAGGACCGATCCCCTGTGCCGGGCCGTGGCGGCGGCGGTCAGGAAGGGAATCGTCGTCGTGGTCGCCGCCGGCAACGACGGATCGGTCGGGACCGGGTTCGGCACCATCACGAGCCCCGGCAACTCCCCCACGGCCGTCACGGTCGGCGCGCTGGACGACAAGAATACCGTCCCGACGACCGACGATGTCCTGGCCTGGTACTCGAGCAAGGGCCCGAGCCTGGTCGACTTCGTCGTCAAGCCGGACCTGGTCGCCCCCGGGACGTGGATCGTCTCCGCACGCGCGGTCTCCTCGTGGCTCGACACAGCGCACCACGAGCTGACCCTGCAGATCGCCGACTACAAGAACGATCCGGCCCATGCCGCGCAGGACGGCGCCTACTACACCCTGTCGGGGACCTCGATGGCCGCCCCGATGGTCGCCGGCACGGCGGCCCTGATGCTGCAGAAGGACTCGACCCTGTCGCCCGCGACCGTCAAGGCGCGGCTGATGAAGTCGGCCGTCAAGGACACCCGGCTCGTCTTCCAGACCGGCGCCGGCATGCTCGACGCCTACGGCGCCCTGAATGCGACCGGCACCGCGCAGAACTCCCCCTCGCCGCTCGCCATGGCGGCCAGCGACGGCTTCGTGTACATCCAGGACACCGCGATCCTGTGGGGATCGACCTGGTCGCAGGGGGCCATCTGGGGCGGCGACAAGGGCAAATCCTACGGCGTGACGCTGACCCCCGTGCCGCAGGCGATCACGTCCGGCAGCGGCGCCATCTGGGGCGGCGGCGCGGGCGCCAAATCGACCCTCGACAACGCGGCCGTCACCGGCTCCGGGGCCATCTGGGGCGGCGACCGCTGCTCCCTCGGCTCCACCTTCGGCTCGGTCGAGGGGGACGGGGCGATCTGGGGCGGCGACAACCGCAAGTGAGCGCCCGCTCGGATATCCCCCTGGCCGACTGACACCACCCGCAAAGCGAAATCCGGAACCACGTTCCCCGACGACACCCCCCCGGGCCGCCCTGTCGGCGGGTCGGCGGGTCTCTTCCTTCGAAAGGACGCTTGGTGATACTCTTTTCGCGGCGTCCGGGCCTCCTCCGCCTCAGTTTCCACCGAGGCAACCGGGTTTTCGGAACGACCTCGAGGATGCTCGACGCCTTCTCTGCGTTTGCGGGATGCGGGCCAGACGGCGGGAGAGTCCACGGCCATGAAGATCGTCGCTCCACGGGAGACGCGACCGGGAGAGCGCCGGGTGGCGATCGTTCCGGAGTCCTGCAAGAAGCTGGCCCAGGCGGGCTTCGCGGTTTCGATCGAGAGCGGCGCCGGCGATGCGGCCATCTACCCGGACGAGGCCTACCGCGAGGCCGGCGCCACGGTGGAGACGAATCCCGCCGCCCTGCTCGGCTCCGCGGACGTCGTGCTCAAGGTCAATCCCCCCGCCGACACGGCGGACCGGACCGAGATCCAGTGGATGCGGCCGGGGGCGATCCTGCTGGGATCGCTGATGCCCCTGCGCCATCTGGAGGCCGTCCGGGCGCTCGCGGCGCGCCGGATCACCGCCTTCTCGACCGACGCCATCCCGCGCACCACCCGGGCCCAGGCGATGGACACCCTCTCCTCGATGGCCAACATCACGGGGTACAGGGGGGTGCTCCTGGCCGCGGCGGATCTCGGCAAGTACTTCCCGATGTTCATGACGGCCGCCGGAACGGTCTTCCCCGCGCGCGTCTTCGTCATCGGGGCGGCGGTCGCCGGCTTGCAGGCGATCGCCACGGCCAGGCGGCTGGGCGCGAACGTCCTGGCCACCGACGTGCGGCCCGAGGTCAAGGAGCAGATCGAGAGCCTGGGCGCCAAGTACGTGGGGGTCGAGCTGAAGGAGAACGCCTCGGCCGGCGGCGGCTACGCCCGCGAGCTCACCGACGAGGACAAGGCCCGCCAGCGGACCGTGCTCGCCGAGCAGTGCGCCGCCGCCGACGTCGTGATCACCACGGCGCTCATCGGCGGGGTCCTCGCGCCGAAGCTGATCACCGCCGAGATGGTGCGGCGGATGCGGCCCGGCTCGATCCTCGTCGACCTGGCCGCGGACGGCGGAGGCAACTGCGAGCTGTCGCGGCCCGGTGAGACCGTCGTCGAGAACCGCGTCCGGATCCTGGCGCCCTTGAACCTGCCGTCCTCCATGCCCACGCACGCGAGCCTCCTGTTCTCGCGCAACCTGGCCGCCTTCGTCCTGGCGTTCACCCGTGACAAGGCGTTCCATCTGGATCTGGGAGACGACATCCAGAAGGGCTCCATCATCACGCACGAGGGCGAGATCGTCCATTCCAGGACCCGGGAGGCGGTGCAGACCGCCAGCGCCGGCGGCCTGCGGAGCTGAGAGCCCGCAACCCGGCTGCCGTGGCAGCGGGTCCGAGTCCTGCCGATCGGAAAGGAGACGAACACGAATGTCCGGACAGCAGATTGCAAGGCTGGCGGTCCCGCTGATCGCCGCGGCCCTGGCCGTCGTGGCCTTGGCGCAGGGGCCTGCGCAAACAGGGACCGCGCCGGCGGCCGTCCTCGCCTCGGCCCCGCTGCCCGACGCCTCCACGCCGTCCCCGGCGGAGGCGGCCGCCGAGCCTTCCGAGGGGGCCCGGCAGCCCCTGGACTACTGGTCCATGCTGTTCGTTTTCATGCTGGCCACGTTCATCGGGGTCGGCGTCATCCGGCGCGTCTCGCGGCTCCTGCACACTCCGCTCATGTCGATCACCAACGCCATCTCGGCGATCGCGGTGGTCGGATCGATCATCGTGACCGGCTCGGATCACCCCCTGTACATTCGTGTCCTCGGGGCGGTCGCGCTGTTCGCCTCCATGACCAACATCGTGAGCGGATTCCTGATCACGGACCGCATGCTCAAGATGTTCAAGCGCGACGGAGGGCGGAAGTGATCAACGCGCTCACCCAGCTGTCGTATCTCCTGGCGACGGCGCTCTTCGTCCTGGCCCTCCACTGGATGAACGATCCGAAGAGCGCCCGCCGCGGGGTGTTCGCCGGCGTCATCGCCATGCTGATTGCCATGCTCGCCACCTGGGCGCAGCCGCAGATCATCGTGCACCACGTCTGGATCGTCCTGGCCATCGCCGCGGGATTCCTGGTCGGCTGGCCCCTGTCGCGGGTCCCGCTGACCGCGGTGCCGCAGCGGACCGCGCTGTCGCACGCCTTCGGCGGCCTCGCGGCCGGCCTGGTCGGGACGGCGGAGTACTTCCTCTGGCTGGGCGAGAACCAGGCCCACCTGACGCCCTTCCGCATGACCGCGATCCTCGCCGAGATCATCCTCGGCTACCTGACCTTCACCGGCAGCCTCATGGCCGCCGGCAAGCTGCAGGAGATCCGCTGGGTCCCCCAGAGGCCCGTGACCTACCCGTTGCAGAACGTCACGAACATCGCCCTGTTCCTCCTGGCGCTCGGACTCGGCGTGGCTCTCGTCCTGAACCCCGCGGCGCCGTGGTCGTCCGCGATGTTCCTGGCGGTCATCGGCCTGGCGCTCCTGTTCGGCGTGCTGCTGATCATCCCGATCGGCGGAGCCGACATGCCGACGGTCATCTCGATCCTGAACTCCTACGCCGGCCTCTCGGCGGTGGCCATGGGATTCGTGCTCGACAACAAGCTGCTGATCACGGCGGGCGCGCTGGACGGATCGAGCGGCCTGATCCTGTCGATCATCATGTGCAAGGCGATGAACCGCTCTTTCGCCAACGTGCTCTTCGGCGCCTTCGGCTCGGTCGAGGCGGCCAAGGCCGGAGGCGAGCAGAAGGCCTACAAGTCCGAGACGATCGACGGCGCGGCCCAGCTTCTCGAGCAGGCCAGCCTGGTCGTCATCATCCCCGGGTACGGCATGGCCGTGGCCCAGGCGCAGCACAAGGTGCGCGAGCTCTACGACCAGCTCCGGAAGCGCGGGATCACGGTGAAGTTCGCCATCCACCCGGTGGCCGGGCGGATGCCCGGCCACATGAACGTCCTCCTGGCCGAGGCGGACATCCCCTACACGGACCTGGTGGAGATGGACGAGATCAACCCCGACATGCCGCAATGCGACGTCGCCCTGGTGGTCGGGGCCAACGACGTCGTGAATCCCAAGGCGCGCTACGACAAGGGGAGCCCGATCTACGGCATGCCGATCGTCGACGCCGACAAGGCCCGCACCGTGTTCGCCATCAAGCGCAGCAAGAACCCCGGCTTCGCCGGCATCGACAACGAGCTCTACTTCGCCGACAAGACCTTCATGCTGTTCGGCGACGCCAAGGCGGTCGTCGGGGAGTTGGTGAAGCAGCTGTCGGGCGGCTCCGGCATGCACTGAGACGGGAGTCCCCTCCGCGTTTCTCCCTCGATCCGGAATCGGTAGTAAAATCCGCTCGCTCCGTCGGACGGAGAACCGATTCAAGGGAGGACTCCATGAAGCACGGACGCCTGCGTGTGTTTCTGCCTGCGCTAGGATGCGCGGCGATGATCGGGCTCTTCGTTGCGACTCCGGCGTCGATGATGCGCGACGGGGAGTCCGGTTTCGTCTACTCGACCCCCCGGTCGATCGCCGAGGCCCAGTCGATCCTCGTTCAGGCCGGATACCTCAATGCCTCGGCGTACAGGCAGGGGGAGCTCGACAAGGCGACGGTCTCGGCCCTCCTGGACTTCCAGCGCGTCCACAGCCTGCGGCGGACCGGCGTGGTGGATTGGGAGACGATGAGCCTGCTCCCGGCCCACGCCCATGGGAAGGGCGCGCGCCTCTTCGAAGGCAGCAAGAGATCCCTTGTCCTGGAAGGCGTGAACTTCGAGACGGACAGCGACACGCTGACGGCGTCCTCGCACGCGACCCTCGATCGCGTGGCGCAGTCGCTCAACGCCTACCCCGACATCCGCGTCGAGATCGCCGGGCACACGGATTCGCTCGGGGGCGCCGACCACAACATGCAGCTCTCCGCAGCGC
Protein-coding sequences here:
- a CDS encoding S8 family peptidase — encoded protein: MPSKPAVFRVIALIVTLLFGQPAQAGLLDPLLDTTQQLLSPLDPLLSGVTGILGKLSGDLLAILDGPADEQIPVVVQTYSAPDSGTLNLLGLLGGVLKSSYSAIPGYSGTVPRGSLQQLASDSNVERISLDAPVKAHLDVAARVVRADRAATLSGWWGAGLTGRGIGIAVVDSGVQLHQDFKRPYGAKQAIEVEVVGHESGLADYFGHGTHVAGILNGNGAASSDALSFRTFKGIAPGAQLISVRALSPDGTGYTSDIIAGIDWVVKYRSSYNIRVLNLSLGHPVYESYRTDPLCRAVAAAVRKGIVVVVAAGNDGSVGTGFGTITSPGNSPTAVTVGALDDKNTVPTTDDVLAWYSSKGPSLVDFVVKPDLVAPGTWIVSARAVSSWLDTAHHELTLQIADYKNDPAHAAQDGAYYTLSGTSMAAPMVAGTAALMLQKDSTLSPATVKARLMKSAVKDTRLVFQTGAGMLDAYGALNATGTAQNSPSPLAMAASDGFVYIQDTAILWGSTWSQGAIWGGDKGKSYGVTLTPVPQAITSGSGAIWGGGAGAKSTLDNAAVTGSGAIWGGDRCSLGSTFGSVEGDGAIWGGDNRK
- a CDS encoding Re/Si-specific NAD(P)(+) transhydrogenase subunit alpha, whose amino-acid sequence is MKIVAPRETRPGERRVAIVPESCKKLAQAGFAVSIESGAGDAAIYPDEAYREAGATVETNPAALLGSADVVLKVNPPADTADRTEIQWMRPGAILLGSLMPLRHLEAVRALAARRITAFSTDAIPRTTRAQAMDTLSSMANITGYRGVLLAAADLGKYFPMFMTAAGTVFPARVFVIGAAVAGLQAIATARRLGANVLATDVRPEVKEQIESLGAKYVGVELKENASAGGGYARELTDEDKARQRTVLAEQCAAADVVITTALIGGVLAPKLITAEMVRRMRPGSILVDLAADGGGNCELSRPGETVVENRVRILAPLNLPSSMPTHASLLFSRNLAAFVLAFTRDKAFHLDLGDDIQKGSIITHEGEIVHSRTREAVQTASAGGLRS
- a CDS encoding proton-translocating transhydrogenase family protein: MSGQQIARLAVPLIAAALAVVALAQGPAQTGTAPAAVLASAPLPDASTPSPAEAAAEPSEGARQPLDYWSMLFVFMLATFIGVGVIRRVSRLLHTPLMSITNAISAIAVVGSIIVTGSDHPLYIRVLGAVALFASMTNIVSGFLITDRMLKMFKRDGGRK
- a CDS encoding NAD(P)(+) transhydrogenase (Re/Si-specific) subunit beta; translated protein: MNALTQLSYLLATALFVLALHWMNDPKSARRGVFAGVIAMLIAMLATWAQPQIIVHHVWIVLAIAAGFLVGWPLSRVPLTAVPQRTALSHAFGGLAAGLVGTAEYFLWLGENQAHLTPFRMTAILAEIILGYLTFTGSLMAAGKLQEIRWVPQRPVTYPLQNVTNIALFLLALGLGVALVLNPAAPWSSAMFLAVIGLALLFGVLLIIPIGGADMPTVISILNSYAGLSAVAMGFVLDNKLLITAGALDGSSGLILSIIMCKAMNRSFANVLFGAFGSVEAAKAGGEQKAYKSETIDGAAQLLEQASLVVIIPGYGMAVAQAQHKVRELYDQLRKRGITVKFAIHPVAGRMPGHMNVLLAEADIPYTDLVEMDEINPDMPQCDVALVVGANDVVNPKARYDKGSPIYGMPIVDADKARTVFAIKRSKNPGFAGIDNELYFADKTFMLFGDAKAVVGELVKQLSGGSGMH
- a CDS encoding OmpA family protein, whose amino-acid sequence is MKHGRLRVFLPALGCAAMIGLFVATPASMMRDGESGFVYSTPRSIAEAQSILVQAGYLNASAYRQGELDKATVSALLDFQRVHSLRRTGVVDWETMSLLPAHAHGKGARLFEGSKRSLVLEGVNFETDSDTLTASSHATLDRVAQSLNAYPDIRVEIAGHTDSLGGADHNMQLSAARADSVKRYLVSRGVDGSRLVAKGYGDSMPVADNDTASGRAKNRRVELKRID